In Geotalea uraniireducens, one genomic interval encodes:
- a CDS encoding O-antigen ligase family protein, which translates to MREILLMILVVLSVPLVFKRPLVGMAIYLGANVIRPEMLFWGGGGGAYVFKVYYGLLLVTTFIRGYMAEIRRIFNREFLLMVWLFVAVMVSMAFAQYPIFRGDYYMYELLKGFGICALLYVIARDYDEVRTLQNVLLWCFAFMGVWGIQQQFLGNERLEGLGGSSWGDSNGVAAAFVMFLPVALAKLFTAETRKEYWRAAGIVAIIVALIVCTKSRAGLLGLIAAVASYGYYSRSVRKIAVTFLLMAVVAMPFATKAYMDRMKTMEGEGSLDASARSRLVLWQAGLMVFADNPFFGTGFLTYPEAKMKYESRFMDLDEDFRKWVFRSEAKKVTHNTYIQMMSDCGLFGAIPFVLLISGGISTGIRARRLFYRYPERTAQLKWLCGIAAGITGFAVCIITIDAVLELFLYIQLVFAGILLRLLSKEDIAVSPPDPMPANIGGDDA; encoded by the coding sequence GTGCGGGAAATCCTCCTGATGATCCTGGTTGTCCTCTCGGTACCGCTGGTCTTTAAAAGACCGTTAGTGGGGATGGCCATTTATCTTGGCGCCAATGTCATTCGTCCCGAGATGCTCTTCTGGGGAGGGGGCGGTGGTGCCTACGTCTTCAAAGTCTATTATGGCCTGCTTCTTGTCACCACCTTTATCCGCGGGTACATGGCGGAAATTCGGCGAATTTTCAACCGTGAGTTCCTGCTGATGGTCTGGCTCTTTGTCGCGGTAATGGTGTCGATGGCCTTTGCCCAGTACCCGATTTTTCGCGGCGATTATTACATGTACGAACTCCTCAAGGGGTTCGGGATTTGCGCACTCCTCTACGTTATTGCCCGCGATTACGACGAGGTCCGGACGCTGCAGAATGTTCTGCTCTGGTGTTTTGCCTTTATGGGGGTCTGGGGAATCCAACAGCAGTTTCTTGGCAACGAGCGGCTTGAGGGGCTTGGCGGGAGCTCCTGGGGGGACTCGAACGGCGTTGCCGCTGCGTTCGTCATGTTTCTGCCGGTGGCCCTTGCCAAGTTGTTCACGGCGGAAACCCGCAAGGAATATTGGCGCGCGGCCGGCATCGTCGCGATTATCGTGGCGCTGATCGTCTGTACCAAGTCGCGAGCCGGGCTGCTCGGACTGATTGCCGCAGTGGCTTCCTACGGCTATTATTCGCGGAGTGTCCGGAAAATCGCCGTTACCTTCCTGCTGATGGCCGTGGTGGCGATGCCCTTTGCCACCAAGGCGTACATGGACCGGATGAAGACGATGGAAGGGGAGGGGAGCCTTGATGCGTCGGCTCGTTCACGGCTGGTTCTCTGGCAGGCGGGGTTGATGGTGTTTGCCGATAATCCGTTTTTTGGCACCGGTTTTCTAACCTATCCGGAAGCCAAGATGAAGTATGAAAGCAGATTTATGGACCTTGATGAAGACTTCCGGAAGTGGGTCTTCCGTAGTGAAGCAAAAAAAGTGACTCATAATACCTACATTCAGATGATGTCCGACTGTGGTCTGTTCGGTGCCATTCCATTCGTGCTGCTGATTTCCGGGGGGATTTCCACCGGGATTCGTGCCCGTCGTTTGTTTTACCGATACCCTGAAAGAACTGCCCAGTTGAAATGGCTTTGCGGAATAGCCGCCGGGATTACAGGGTTCGCGGTATGTATTATCACTATTGATGCCGTCCTTGAATTATTTCTTTATATCCAGCTTGTTTTTGCCGGCATCCTTTTACGCTTGTTGAGCAAGGAGGATATTGCAGTATCGCCCCCTGATCCGATGCCGGCTAATATTGGAGGAGATGACGCGTGA
- a CDS encoding oligosaccharide flippase family protein, producing MTRRRILENIFSNWANLAVTILIAFIVSPVVVHSLGKERYGVWVLIASVTGYFTVLDFGVNTAIVRYISSSTAQQDHRRAREIYSTSLAIFTLIALLLLVFSSIFGLFFQNIFKLFQLDRVYLYAVFLLAAMDLASGLLFSVFLGSLSGLQEFKFINGSSIAVNIVRSVVLVYLLRHGYGLLTLAVVQLATNIVRAGCQYVLLKVRHGYLHFSRQDVSRDTLHLIYSYSIYSFIIAIALKLLFYTDSLVIGSLIGVSEVTFYAIPSTLLEYLEKFVWAMIAVLVPVISANEATGEEHGNIDLYVVGTRYSLLVIMPIVISLYFYGDDFISIWMGPEIGLRSKWVLRLLLIGFGLATSQLIAHGILKGISKHKVLAYILAVEALANLGMSIALAKPYGIEGVAVGTMVPLIFASLAIIFYTCRLLGMRIFTYLLQSYSGAIAGSLAALILVSCIQEKSYSYVGVFLKSALVTIAFMSVALPAGLKKQHWELFSGYIRRLFCFQND from the coding sequence ATGACGCGACGACGAATCCTTGAAAATATCTTCTCCAACTGGGCAAACCTCGCGGTCACCATTCTCATTGCCTTTATTGTAAGCCCGGTTGTTGTTCATTCGCTTGGTAAAGAGCGTTACGGCGTCTGGGTGTTGATCGCCTCAGTTACCGGCTACTTTACTGTCCTTGATTTTGGCGTCAATACGGCCATCGTCCGTTATATTTCCAGCAGTACCGCCCAACAGGATCATCGGCGGGCACGGGAAATCTATTCCACCTCACTGGCGATCTTTACTCTTATTGCCCTGCTGCTTTTAGTATTTTCAAGTATCTTTGGACTATTTTTCCAAAATATCTTTAAGCTGTTCCAATTGGACAGAGTCTATCTTTACGCAGTATTTCTCCTCGCTGCCATGGATTTAGCCAGTGGTTTGCTGTTCTCCGTTTTTCTCGGCTCCCTCAGCGGTCTCCAGGAATTCAAGTTCATCAACGGCTCGTCAATAGCCGTGAATATCGTGCGCAGTGTCGTGCTCGTTTACCTGCTCCGCCATGGCTACGGGCTTCTGACACTTGCCGTAGTGCAACTGGCGACAAATATTGTCCGTGCCGGTTGCCAGTATGTATTACTCAAGGTGCGGCATGGTTATCTGCACTTTAGCAGGCAGGACGTCAGTAGAGATACTCTCCACCTGATTTACAGTTACAGTATTTACAGCTTCATTATCGCCATCGCTCTAAAGCTCCTCTTTTACACCGATTCCTTAGTCATCGGCTCCTTGATTGGCGTGTCGGAGGTGACGTTTTATGCCATTCCTTCCACTCTTCTCGAATACCTGGAAAAATTCGTCTGGGCAATGATCGCGGTACTGGTGCCGGTAATCAGCGCCAACGAAGCTACCGGTGAGGAGCACGGTAATATCGATTTGTATGTAGTTGGAACCAGATATTCGCTACTGGTAATCATGCCGATCGTCATTTCACTTTATTTCTACGGCGATGATTTTATCAGCATCTGGATGGGGCCGGAAATCGGTCTCCGCTCGAAATGGGTGTTACGGTTGCTGCTGATTGGTTTCGGTTTGGCGACATCCCAATTGATCGCCCATGGAATACTGAAGGGGATCAGCAAACACAAGGTACTGGCATACATCCTGGCTGTCGAAGCGCTGGCAAACCTTGGCATGAGTATCGCCCTGGCCAAGCCGTACGGTATCGAAGGCGTTGCTGTCGGGACGATGGTTCCGCTTATTTTTGCGTCACTTGCAATAATTTTTTATACGTGCCGGTTATTGGGCATGAGAATTTTTACATATTTGTTACAATCATACTCAGGAGCAATTGCAGGATCGCTCGCCGCATTGATTCTAGTTTCGTGTATCCAAGAGAAATCATATAGTTATGTTGGAGTGTTTCTGAAAAGTGCTCTTGTTACGATCGCTTTTATGAGTGTGGCGCTGCCGGCTGGGCTGAAGAAGCAACATTGGGAATTATTTTCCGGTTATATCAGACGACTGTTTTGCTTCCAGAACGATTAG
- a CDS encoding glycosyltransferase family 2 protein, which yields MTSECIAGLVSVVVPVYNREHMVGKTLDSILCQSYQQVEVVAVNDGSTDNSLAVLMRYAEMHPGKVKVIDQGNAGQVKARNRGLSEAQGEFIAFLDSDDTWEADKLSLQIPLLKGNVGLVYSGINEVDPGGNVIRTILPEPGMRGDIYRYLLVSNRMTGGAVVVSRRALAAVGVFDESFRAAENWDLWIRIARHFEVDYVDRPLVNYLKHPGNMSQDNSRMMQGAWSVLQKHLPGIPDDDGLKASYQEAYARYYYGQGVSLFGQEKYREARSMFYQCWKYMPNYQDTLMRLLRTIIGRRANRMLSMIKRSVKTPSMKL from the coding sequence GTGACTTCAGAATGTATTGCCGGATTAGTATCTGTTGTTGTACCGGTTTATAACCGCGAGCACATGGTTGGTAAAACGCTTGATAGTATATTGTGTCAATCATATCAGCAGGTTGAAGTTGTCGCTGTCAATGATGGTTCTACTGACAACTCGCTTGCGGTCTTGATGCGATATGCGGAAATGCATCCGGGGAAAGTCAAAGTCATCGATCAAGGTAATGCCGGTCAGGTTAAAGCCAGGAACCGTGGTCTGTCAGAGGCGCAAGGCGAATTTATCGCCTTTCTGGATAGCGACGATACCTGGGAAGCTGACAAGCTGTCGTTGCAGATTCCCTTGTTGAAGGGGAATGTGGGCTTGGTTTACAGCGGTATCAACGAGGTTGATCCTGGGGGTAACGTAATCCGGACTATCTTGCCGGAGCCGGGAATGCGTGGCGACATTTATCGTTATTTACTGGTTAGTAATCGGATGACCGGTGGGGCTGTTGTCGTTTCCAGGCGTGCATTGGCCGCTGTCGGTGTATTCGATGAGAGCTTTCGCGCTGCCGAGAACTGGGATCTTTGGATAAGAATTGCACGGCATTTTGAGGTTGATTATGTGGATCGCCCCCTTGTTAACTATCTGAAGCATCCCGGGAACATGTCCCAAGACAATTCACGGATGATGCAAGGCGCATGGTCGGTGCTGCAAAAGCATCTACCTGGAATTCCGGATGACGACGGATTAAAGGCCAGCTATCAGGAAGCATATGCCCGGTACTATTACGGTCAAGGTGTCAGTCTGTTTGGTCAGGAGAAATACCGGGAGGCTAGAAGCATGTTTTACCAGTGCTGGAAATATATGCCGAATTATCAGGATACCCTGATGAGATTATTGCGAACGATTATCGGACGGAGGGCAAACAGAATGTTATCAATGATCAAAAGGAGCGTTAAGACTCCATCAATGAAATTATAA
- a CDS encoding glycosyltransferase, with protein sequence MKTLIISVDYPLPEDRGNRMRTMHFVRCLRRYGDVDLMCYKSHVPDQPLDTPFRKEFYIELNTDNSNSPSNTLQQLSKKFIECKPWIVNSYTDSTVKQVHSIIAEENYDIILCRYSVNAYPLLSLPEMYKKRVILDIDDLMSGELYDALNGKKSGFKKIKVFIDKIIYRKYQKRCLELGSIVFCSEQDRFIMSNKSTTVTNMYVVPNIIPNYSVNNCYKYDGKYNKNLLFVGNLAYKPNEQGIIWFINEIFKNIKEQFPDIKLTVVGRKPGDELKNLCLSDPMIELIENPPDVVPYFEQCLAVVVPLLVGGGTRIKILEAGCCRRPVITTLQGAYGLNLIEYKDLLYFENLTTFVDRLRWLNVDANYDYLVDNLAHIVESNYTESAFVRAVSTIIDNIKQTTKIDNITGVHK encoded by the coding sequence ATGAAAACTTTGATAATCTCTGTCGATTATCCATTACCGGAAGACCGGGGCAACAGAATGCGGACTATGCATTTTGTTCGTTGCCTTCGTCGGTATGGTGATGTTGATCTTATGTGCTACAAGTCACACGTGCCTGACCAACCTCTTGATACACCGTTCCGCAAGGAATTCTATATTGAATTGAATACAGATAATTCCAACTCCCCATCAAACACGCTGCAGCAGCTCAGTAAAAAATTTATTGAGTGCAAGCCCTGGATTGTCAACAGTTATACCGATAGCACAGTAAAGCAGGTACATTCGATAATCGCTGAAGAAAATTATGACATTATTCTCTGTCGATATTCGGTGAATGCCTATCCTTTGCTAAGTTTGCCTGAAATGTATAAAAAGCGGGTCATCCTCGATATTGATGATTTGATGTCTGGTGAGCTGTATGATGCACTAAATGGGAAAAAAAGTGGGTTTAAAAAGATTAAGGTGTTTATTGATAAAATTATCTATCGAAAATATCAAAAACGGTGCCTTGAACTTGGAAGTATAGTGTTCTGTTCGGAGCAAGATAGATTTATTATGTCAAACAAGTCAACAACAGTAACAAATATGTATGTAGTCCCAAATATAATACCTAACTATAGTGTTAATAACTGCTATAAATATGATGGCAAATATAATAAAAACTTACTATTTGTCGGGAATCTAGCATATAAGCCAAATGAGCAGGGGATAATATGGTTCATTAATGAAATTTTCAAAAACATTAAAGAGCAATTCCCAGACATCAAATTGACTGTTGTAGGTAGAAAGCCAGGTGACGAGTTAAAGAATCTATGTTTATCTGATCCGATGATTGAATTGATTGAAAATCCACCAGATGTAGTGCCATATTTTGAGCAGTGTCTTGCTGTTGTCGTTCCTCTACTTGTTGGAGGAGGGACGCGAATCAAAATTTTGGAGGCCGGCTGTTGCCGTCGGCCTGTTATCACTACGCTTCAGGGTGCTTATGGTCTGAATTTAATTGAATATAAGGACCTTTTATATTTTGAGAATCTGACGACCTTTGTTGATAGGTTGCGATGGTTAAATGTCGATGCAAACTACGACTATTTGGTTGATAATTTAGCACATATAGTTGAATCAAATTATACTGAGAGTGCTTTTGTTAGAGCTGTGAGCACGATTATCGACAATATTAAGCAAACAACCAAAATTGATAATATAACTGGTGTACATAAATGA
- a CDS encoding phenylacetate--CoA ligase family protein, which translates to MNGLLARLGLIYPVHLLRREWVPFFRREIRAVDYLRQSELILYQQNKFNKLLITAYNNNNYYKTILTQIGFNELFDNSLSHIDKIPFLTKQIVREQGICKHNLWFGVDQRTTSGSTGMPLTFFKDRLATAYMEAVQNHAYSWHAIDVGDPQGRFWGLPTGKKQLIAKFKDLLKNRVRLSAFDTTDDSMFDFYKQLLKFSPRYFYGYPSLILEFARFLRREKLSLESVPLRLIIGTGELLYQREKDELQNLLSVKYAGEYGCSEIGVIGFDCPQGKMHVMSSNVIVEIVDASGNPVPAGVEGDIVVTELHARHFPFIRYCLGDRGKFDIESCSCGRSLPILNISGGRKDDYILTPDGRKVYDAILAYTLKKGIVKFQATQDGYNHLTVSVVVDSLYNDEVELQYIAELKNKISNDINIDFIKVADIEREPSGKLRYFKQTVN; encoded by the coding sequence ATGAATGGATTGTTAGCCAGATTGGGATTAATTTACCCAGTACATTTACTCAGGCGAGAATGGGTCCCTTTTTTCAGGCGCGAGATCAGGGCAGTAGATTATTTGCGCCAATCGGAACTAATTTTATATCAGCAAAACAAATTCAATAAATTACTTATAACCGCTTATAACAATAACAACTATTATAAGACAATACTGACGCAGATTGGATTCAATGAATTATTCGACAATTCTTTGAGCCATATTGACAAAATACCATTCTTGACTAAGCAGATTGTCAGGGAGCAGGGTATATGTAAACATAATCTGTGGTTCGGTGTGGATCAGCGCACTACGAGCGGGTCTACGGGGATGCCCCTCACTTTTTTTAAAGATCGGCTTGCGACAGCGTATATGGAGGCCGTGCAAAATCATGCTTACAGTTGGCATGCAATCGATGTGGGTGATCCGCAAGGGCGTTTTTGGGGGTTACCAACAGGGAAGAAACAATTAATTGCCAAGTTTAAGGATCTTCTTAAAAACAGGGTCCGTCTTTCCGCTTTTGATACAACCGATGACTCAATGTTTGACTTTTACAAGCAACTCTTAAAGTTTTCTCCAAGATATTTTTATGGTTATCCCAGCCTTATTCTTGAATTTGCAAGATTTTTACGTCGGGAGAAGCTCTCATTGGAAAGTGTCCCGTTGAGATTGATTATAGGCACTGGCGAATTGCTGTATCAACGTGAAAAGGATGAACTGCAAAATTTGCTGAGTGTAAAATATGCCGGCGAATATGGTTGCTCAGAGATCGGCGTTATAGGCTTTGATTGCCCACAAGGGAAAATGCACGTAATGTCTTCAAATGTCATAGTTGAGATAGTGGATGCCAGTGGCAACCCAGTGCCTGCGGGCGTTGAGGGGGATATTGTTGTAACGGAGCTGCATGCCAGACATTTCCCATTTATTCGTTATTGTCTCGGAGACAGGGGCAAATTCGATATAGAATCTTGTAGTTGTGGTAGATCGCTGCCTATTTTAAACATAAGTGGAGGACGTAAGGATGATTATATTTTAACTCCTGACGGCAGAAAAGTTTATGATGCAATTCTTGCTTACACCCTGAAGAAGGGTATTGTTAAATTCCAGGCGACGCAAGATGGATATAATCACTTGACTGTCAGTGTAGTTGTAGATTCGTTGTATAATGATGAAGTTGAATTACAGTATATTGCTGAACTAAAAAATAAAATATCTAATGATATAAATATAGATTTTATAAAGGTTGCTGACATTGAGAGAGAGCCTTCAGGCAAGTTGCGATATTTTAAGCAAACCGTAAATTAG
- a CDS encoding glycosyltransferase gives MNNDTTMYNLPAVSIIIPERNEEKHLEQCITSVFNLNYPSNLIEVIVVDNGSIDNSTEIVTQLFNKHGSGVMLSKVGGTIASVRNFGWRHAQGDVLAFLDGDSVVDPDWLLTGVNLLLAKDDISCVGFAVSPPSCDDTWVERAWYQICSSSKHSGTKQVGWLSSFNLILRSDYFAEIGGFDESLVTCEDVDLGNRLSSISKLIFSDECYVKHLGNVKSLHEFIVKEFWRGKNSFSSFKKSDGCLKETLSVLIPTVYVFVFTLTVLLCSAILFKQISIVLIFILIAFVAGTPMLLAMRAGVRNIAAIFPTTILYMFYLLARGASIVYNIR, from the coding sequence GTGAATAATGATACAACAATGTATAATCTGCCAGCTGTTTCGATAATAATTCCTGAGCGCAATGAAGAGAAGCACTTGGAACAGTGTATTACATCAGTATTCAATCTCAATTATCCAAGTAATCTTATTGAAGTTATTGTGGTTGATAATGGTAGTATCGATAATAGTACAGAGATTGTAACACAGCTTTTTAATAAGCATGGTTCAGGGGTAATGCTCTCTAAAGTTGGAGGCACGATTGCATCGGTTAGAAATTTTGGATGGCGTCATGCTCAAGGTGATGTGTTGGCCTTTTTGGATGGTGATAGTGTGGTCGATCCAGACTGGCTCCTCACGGGTGTAAACCTGCTGTTAGCGAAAGATGATATTTCTTGTGTTGGTTTTGCCGTATCTCCTCCATCGTGTGATGACACATGGGTTGAGCGTGCTTGGTACCAGATTTGTAGTTCGAGCAAGCATAGTGGCACAAAACAGGTTGGTTGGTTGTCTTCATTTAATTTGATTTTACGTTCCGATTATTTTGCAGAGATTGGTGGATTTGACGAATCCCTCGTGACGTGTGAAGATGTTGATCTCGGAAATAGATTGTCATCGATTTCAAAACTAATATTTTCTGATGAATGCTATGTAAAGCACTTAGGTAATGTCAAATCGCTGCATGAATTTATTGTGAAGGAATTTTGGAGAGGGAAAAACAGCTTTAGTTCTTTTAAAAAAAGTGATGGCTGTTTAAAAGAAACTTTATCTGTATTGATACCTACTGTATATGTTTTTGTGTTTACGTTAACAGTATTGTTGTGTAGTGCGATTTTGTTTAAACAAATATCAATTGTATTGATATTTATATTGATTGCATTTGTTGCTGGAACTCCGATGTTGCTGGCTATGCGCGCCGGCGTTAGAAATATTGCAGCTATATTTCCGACAACAATATTGTATATGTTCTACCTGTTAGCTAGGGGGGCGTCTATTGTCTATAATATCAGATAA
- a CDS encoding CapA family protein has product MSIISDNSVKLLAVGDIMLGDSPKMLGIGVRSLLDLNGADSVFEDVKDILCADIVFGNIECVLSDYGYDKKSLAQAQLRGAPAMAHALSVAGFNIVNVANNHTMQYGPKCFIDTCESLEKYHISIVGLKGNDKWWSKPVIREFGGYSVGFLGYSDPDKYGFEPLYALNIHDHILQDVTRLRPVVDVLVVSLHWGDEFVWTPSLSCRRFARSLVDLGVNILLGHHSHVPQNIEKYGSGWLCYSLGNFVSDMVWNPITRNGLIAVFTIDTNHVGLESIYSTHVNDSFAPAPVKITPEQLLLMVKADEELGNSDVAYMHLVKSRYKINRNLSHIYVLRNFFRYKPKMFLQIILKSAYSLIESIMSRLVA; this is encoded by the coding sequence TTGTCTATAATATCAGATAACTCTGTCAAGTTGTTGGCGGTTGGCGATATTATGTTAGGTGATTCGCCTAAAATGTTAGGCATTGGTGTTAGAAGCTTATTGGACCTAAACGGTGCTGATTCCGTATTTGAAGACGTAAAAGATATCCTTTGTGCTGATATTGTGTTCGGGAATATTGAATGTGTTTTGTCTGACTATGGATATGATAAAAAATCATTAGCCCAAGCTCAACTCAGAGGAGCGCCTGCTATGGCGCATGCTTTATCTGTGGCGGGTTTTAATATTGTGAATGTTGCTAACAATCATACGATGCAGTATGGACCTAAGTGTTTCATTGATACTTGTGAATCGCTCGAAAAATATCACATTTCGATTGTTGGATTGAAGGGGAATGATAAGTGGTGGAGTAAACCTGTCATTAGGGAGTTTGGAGGCTATAGTGTCGGATTTTTAGGTTATTCAGATCCAGATAAGTATGGGTTTGAGCCTTTATATGCTCTGAATATTCATGACCATATATTGCAAGATGTCACGCGGTTGCGTCCAGTTGTTGATGTGCTGGTTGTCAGTTTGCACTGGGGTGATGAATTTGTCTGGACACCCTCACTGAGTTGTCGTCGATTTGCGCGCTCCCTTGTTGACCTAGGGGTAAACATATTATTGGGCCATCATTCACATGTACCTCAGAATATTGAAAAATATGGATCTGGGTGGTTATGCTATAGTCTTGGGAATTTTGTGTCAGACATGGTTTGGAATCCAATAACTCGTAATGGTTTGATAGCTGTATTTACAATAGATACTAACCATGTTGGGTTAGAATCTATCTATAGCACACATGTGAATGATTCATTTGCCCCGGCACCAGTTAAAATCACACCAGAACAATTGTTGTTGATGGTTAAAGCCGATGAGGAGTTAGGTAATAGTGATGTTGCATATATGCATTTAGTAAAATCGAGATATAAAATTAATCGAAACCTTTCGCATATATATGTATTGCGTAATTTTTTTAGATACAAACCCAAGATGTTTTTACAGATAATCTTAAAGTCAGCATATAGCTTGATAGAATCTATTATGTCCAGGTTAGTTGCTTGA
- a CDS encoding PEP-CTERM sorting domain-containing protein, producing the protein MKLHRFGDSPATRQSIRSYAGHPKLALIILALIALCIPGNLSATLIKIDNTPIAYDPATDLYWYTNLSNLIGTYDQQIATITSLSISGYSNIHMANLDEAASLIMAIDSNNDLSLFSSTGGYSSSTYWFGRTSTIGFSDPNMGTIRQGLFLRSYLDNTSFNWRYVSDDKISVSSEDSWVSAWVVLSKDQETVPEPNTLVLLLFGLIAIVSAHKIKQVKTPNKGV; encoded by the coding sequence ATGAAATTACATCGTTTTGGCGACAGCCCAGCAACACGTCAATCAATCCGTTCCTACGCCGGCCACCCGAAACTTGCGCTCATCATACTTGCACTCATAGCACTTTGCATCCCCGGGAATCTTTCAGCAACATTGATAAAAATCGACAACACGCCTATTGCATACGACCCTGCAACTGATTTGTACTGGTATACCAATCTGTCAAATCTAATAGGCACATACGATCAACAAATCGCAACAATTACATCATTATCAATTAGTGGTTACTCTAATATACATATGGCAAACTTGGATGAAGCCGCGTCATTGATAATGGCTATTGACTCTAATAATGATTTATCATTGTTTTCATCTACAGGCGGGTATAGTTCGTCAACATACTGGTTTGGAAGAACGTCTACCATTGGTTTTTCCGACCCCAATATGGGTACTATAAGGCAAGGGTTGTTTTTGCGGTCATATCTTGACAACACATCATTTAACTGGAGATATGTTTCAGACGACAAGATTTCTGTAAGCTCAGAAGATTCATGGGTGAGTGCATGGGTTGTATTGTCAAAAGATCAAGAAACTGTACCTGAGCCAAACACATTAGTATTGTTATTGTTTGGGTTAATTGCCATTGTGAGCGCACACAAAATCAAACAAGTCAAAACACCCAACAAAGGAGTTTGA